One Drosophila santomea strain STO CAGO 1482 chromosome X, Prin_Dsan_1.1, whole genome shotgun sequence DNA segment encodes these proteins:
- the LOC120455823 gene encoding glucose dehydrogenase [FAD, quinone], producing MQSTQCSQLFLLLQLLILAAVSRGDVNRLVLDQLNQVGLVNLIEQATRPNVPRDLSTYDFIVIGAGAAGCSLAARLSENPQLSVALIEAGGVENIAHLTPVVAGYLQQTSSNWGYRSVPQKLSCHGMNNNECALPRGKILGGTSSINYMIYNRGNRRDFDAWAAAGNPGWSYDEVLPYFLRSEHAQLQGLEQSPYHNHSGPLSVEYVRFRSQLVDAFVEASVESGLPRTDYNGESQLGVSYVQATTLNGRRHSAYSAYIKPVRDLRANLQIFTFSRVTRILIDEATKSAYGVEFHYKNKAYTFKARKEVILSAGTFNSPQLLMLSGIGPEDNLKAIGVPLIKALPVGKRMFDHMCHFGPTFVTNTTGQTTFTSRVTPAEVISYLLAGNPATRLSSIGGVEALAFLKTQRSSLPRDWPDVELIMVTGSLASDEGTGLKLGANFKDEIYDKMYRELAQAQQDHFTMLVMQFHPQSVGRLWLKDRNPLGWPKIDPKYFVAEEDVEYLLDGIKASLRIMQMPAMQRIGARLLKRTVPGCEAHQFASDDYWRCSIRTLSYTLHHQVATCRMGAESDPTTVVNHQLKVHGVRKLRVVDTSIIPFPPTAHTNAAAFMIGEKAADMIRFDWELI from the exons ATGCAGTCCACACAGTGCTCACAGCtcttcctgctgctgcagttgctcatTCTCGCGGCCGTTTCTCGTGGCGATGTCAACCGACTGGTGCTGGACCAGCTCAACCAGGTGGGATTGGTCAATCTCATCGAGCAGGCCACGCGACCGAATG TACCCAGGGATCTATCCACCTATGACTTTATTGTGATTGGAGCCGGAGCAGCGGGTTGCTCATTGGCGGCCCGCCTCTCGGAGAATCCCCAGTTGTCGGTGGCCCTCATCGAAGCTGGAGGAGTGGAGAACATAGCGCATCTGACGCCAGTGGTGGCCGGCTATCTGCAGCAGACATCCTCCAACTGGGGCTACAGGTCGGTGCCACAGAAGCTATCCTGCCACGGCATGAACAACAATGAGTGCGCTCTGCCGCGGGGCAAAATTCTGGGTGGCACCAGCTCCATCAACTATATGATCTACAATCGGGGCAATCGCAGGGACTTTGATGCCTGGGCGGCAGCTGGAAACCCAGGCTGGAGTTACGACGAGGTGTTACCCTACTTTCTGCGGAGTGAGCATGCGCAGCTGCAGGGATTGGAGCAATCGCCATATCACAATCACAGTGGTCCCTTGAGTGTGGAATATGTGCGCTTTCGATCGCAGTTGGTGGATGCATTCGTGGAGGCGTCGGTGGAATCGGGTCTGCCGCGCACGGACTACAATGGAGAGTCGCAGCTGGGAGTGTCCTATGTGCAGGCCACCACGCTGAATGGACGCCGGCACTCTGCGTACTCGGCGTACATAAAACCAGTGAGGGATCTGCGCGCCAACCTGCAGATATTCACCTTTTCCCGAGTGACACGCATTCTGATCGATGAGGCAACGAAATCGGCCTACGGCGTGGAGTTTCACTACAAAAACAAGGCCTACACCTTTAAGGCCAGAAAGGAGGTTATCCTATCGGCGGGCACCTTCAACTCACCGCAGTTGCTGATGCTCTCGGGGATTGGGCCAGAGGATAACCTCAAGGCCATTGGAGTGCCCCTGATCAAGGCACTGCCCGTGGGTAAGCGAATGTTCGATCACATGTGCCACTTTGGACCCACCTTCGTGACCAACACCACGGGCCAAACGACCTTCACATCGAGGGTCACGCCAGCCGAGGTGATATCATATCTCCTGGCCGGAAACCCAGCCACGCGCTTGAGTTCCATTGGCGGAGTGGAAGCCTTGGCATTCTTGAAGACGCAGCGATCGAGTTTGCCCAGGGATTGGCCTGATGTCGAGTTGATCATGGTCACTGGCAGTTTGGCTAGTGACGAAGGCACTGGCCTGAAACTGGGTGCCAATTTCAAGGACGAAATATACGACAAGATGTACAGGGAACTGGCGCAGGCGCAACAGGATCACTTTACGATGCTGGTCATGCAGTTCCATCCGCAGTCAGTGGGCCGCCTCTGGTTGAAGGATCGCAATCCATTGGGCTGGCCCAAAATCGATCCCAAATACTTTGTGGCCGAGGAGGATGTGGAGTACCTGCTGGACGGCATTAAAGCCAGTCTAAGGATCATGCAAATGCCAGCGATGCAGCGAATTGGCGCTAGATTGCTCAAGCGAACGGTGCCAGGATGTGAGGCTCACCAATTCGCCTCGGATGATTACTGGCGCTGCTCCATACGAACCCTATCCTACACACTGCACCACCAGGTGGCCACCTGTCGCATGGGCGCCGAGAGTGACCCCACCACCGTGGTCAATCATCAGCTGAAGGTGCACGGCGTGAGGAAACTCCGGGTGGTGGACACCAGCATCATCCCATtcccgcccaccgcccacacgAATGCAGCGGCCTTCATGATTGGGGAGAAGGCGGCGGATATGATACGATTCGACTGGGAGTTGATCTAA